One window from the genome of Comamonas sp. lk encodes:
- the miaB gene encoding tRNA (N6-isopentenyl adenosine(37)-C2)-methylthiotransferase MiaB, protein MSKKVFIKTFGCQMNEYDSDKMADVLGAAQGYEPTQDVEEADLILFNTCSVREKAQEKVFSDLGRIKHLKEKGVLIGVGGCVASQEGEEIIKRAPYVDVVFGPQTLHRLPDLLNARAAKAKPQVDISFPEIEKFDHLPPARVEGASAFVSIMEGCSKYCSYCVVPYTRGEEVSRPFEDVLVEVAGLADQGVKEVTLLGQNVNAYLGKMGDTAEIADFALLLEYVSEIPGIERIRYTTSHPNEFTPRLIEAYAKLPKLVSHLHLPVQHGSDKILMAMKRGYTAMEYKSTIRKLRAIRPDLAMSSDFIVGFPGETEEDFQKMMKLIHDVRFDNSFSFIFSPRPGTPAANLHDDTPHEVKLRRLHELQAVINNNIKEISEERLGTVQRLLVEGLSKRDGSELMGRTECNRVVNFPGNERLIGQLVDVKITEAKAYTLRGEVVLKD, encoded by the coding sequence ATGAGCAAAAAAGTCTTCATCAAAACCTTTGGCTGCCAGATGAACGAGTACGACTCGGACAAGATGGCCGACGTGCTGGGCGCCGCCCAGGGCTATGAGCCCACGCAGGACGTGGAAGAAGCCGACCTGATCCTGTTCAACACCTGCTCGGTGCGCGAGAAGGCGCAAGAGAAAGTATTCAGCGATCTGGGCCGCATCAAGCACCTCAAGGAAAAAGGCGTGCTGATCGGCGTGGGCGGCTGCGTGGCCAGCCAGGAAGGCGAAGAAATCATCAAGCGCGCGCCCTATGTGGACGTGGTCTTCGGCCCGCAAACCCTGCACCGCCTGCCCGATCTGTTGAACGCCCGCGCGGCCAAGGCCAAACCGCAGGTGGACATCAGCTTCCCCGAGATCGAAAAGTTCGACCACCTGCCGCCGGCCCGTGTCGAAGGTGCTTCGGCCTTTGTCTCCATCATGGAAGGCTGCTCCAAGTACTGCAGCTACTGCGTCGTGCCCTATACGCGCGGCGAAGAAGTCAGCCGTCCGTTTGAAGACGTGCTGGTGGAAGTGGCCGGTCTGGCCGACCAGGGCGTCAAGGAAGTCACGCTGCTGGGCCAGAACGTCAATGCCTATCTGGGCAAGATGGGCGACACGGCCGAGATTGCCGATTTCGCCTTGCTGCTGGAATACGTGTCCGAAATCCCCGGCATCGAACGCATACGCTACACCACCAGCCATCCCAACGAGTTCACGCCACGCCTGATCGAGGCCTACGCCAAGTTGCCCAAGCTGGTCAGCCACCTGCACCTGCCCGTGCAGCACGGCTCGGACAAGATTTTGATGGCCATGAAGCGCGGCTACACGGCTATGGAATACAAGAGCACGATTCGCAAGCTGCGCGCCATCCGCCCGGATCTGGCCATGAGCAGCGACTTCATCGTGGGCTTTCCCGGCGAGACGGAAGAAGACTTCCAGAAGATGATGAAGCTCATCCACGATGTGCGCTTTGACAACTCGTTCAGCTTCATCTTCAGCCCCCGCCCCGGCACGCCCGCCGCCAATCTGCACGACGACACGCCGCACGAAGTCAAGCTGCGCCGCCTGCATGAGCTGCAGGCCGTGATCAACAACAACATCAAGGAAATCAGCGAAGAACGCCTGGGCACCGTGCAGCGTTTGCTGGTCGAAGGCCTGAGCAAACGCGACGGCAGCGAGCTGATGGGCCGCACCGAATGCAACCGCGTGGTCAACTTCCCTGGCAACGAACGCCTGATCGGCCAGCTGGTTGATGTCAAAATTACCGAAGCCAAGGCCTACACGCTGCGCGGCGAGGTTGTGCTCAAGGACTGA
- the fdhD gene encoding formate dehydrogenase accessory sulfurtransferase FdhD has translation MTDTSPSACTPPPHIPAISHFAVQRHQLQQEPLAQDRVLANEVPIALVFNGISHAVMMGTPLDLEDFALGFALSEGILDSAADCYGIEVTPVAAAAAGLPAGMDGMQVQLEISSRCFARLKDHRRSMTGRTGCGVCGVESFAALDLDFSPLPAHDWLARVDVTTVCSAIDALSAKQILNAQAGAIHAAGWATLDGQLHEVLEDVGRHNALDKLLGRLARTARLSEPGFVVLSSRGSHELVRKCAKLGVAALVTISAPTAMGVRMAELTGLRFWGLCRPPQAVLYAAGGHALPDSDKA, from the coding sequence ATGACCGACACCAGTCCCAGCGCCTGTACCCCGCCGCCGCACATTCCCGCCATCAGCCACTTTGCCGTGCAGCGCCACCAGCTGCAGCAAGAGCCGCTGGCGCAGGATCGCGTGCTGGCCAACGAGGTGCCGATTGCCCTGGTGTTCAACGGCATCTCCCACGCCGTGATGATGGGCACGCCGCTGGATCTGGAAGACTTTGCCCTGGGTTTTGCACTCAGCGAAGGCATTCTGGACAGCGCTGCCGACTGCTATGGCATCGAGGTCACGCCCGTGGCTGCCGCAGCAGCCGGCCTGCCTGCCGGCATGGATGGCATGCAGGTGCAGTTGGAGATTTCATCGCGCTGCTTTGCCCGCCTCAAGGACCACCGCCGCAGCATGACGGGGCGTACCGGCTGCGGCGTCTGCGGCGTGGAAAGCTTTGCCGCACTGGATCTGGACTTTTCGCCCCTGCCCGCGCATGACTGGCTGGCCCGGGTAGATGTGACCACGGTTTGCAGCGCCATCGATGCGCTGTCGGCCAAACAAATTCTCAATGCCCAGGCCGGAGCCATCCACGCCGCCGGCTGGGCCACACTCGATGGTCAGCTGCACGAAGTGCTGGAAGACGTGGGCCGCCACAACGCCCTGGACAAGCTGCTGGGCCGCCTGGCGCGTACTGCGCGCTTGAGCGAGCCGGGCTTTGTGGTGCTGTCCAGCCGCGGCAGCCACGAGCTGGTGCGCAAATGCGCCAAGCTGGGCGTGGCGGCGCTGGTCACCATCTCGGCTCCCACCGCCATGGGCGTGCGCATGGCCGAGCTGACGGGCTTGCGCTTCTGGGGCCTGTGCCGCCCGCCGCAGGCGGTCTTGTATGCGGCCGGCGGACATGCACTGCCCGACAGCGATAAAGCTTGA
- a CDS encoding PP0621 family protein codes for MKFLLVLLVIVVAVGIWRSKRRKVQMERPQPAAGRKLAAPQDMVECAHCGVHLPRAEALTEKSRFYCSAEHQAQAARR; via the coding sequence ATGAAATTCCTGCTGGTTCTCCTGGTCATCGTCGTGGCGGTCGGCATCTGGCGCAGCAAGCGTCGCAAGGTGCAGATGGAACGCCCCCAGCCCGCCGCCGGGCGCAAGCTGGCTGCGCCGCAGGACATGGTGGAGTGCGCTCACTGCGGAGTGCACCTGCCGCGCGCCGAGGCGCTGACCGAAAAAAGCCGCTTTTACTGCAGCGCCGAACACCAGGCGCAGGCGGCCCGTCGCTGA
- the modB gene encoding molybdate ABC transporter permease subunit, with the protein MQLTAEDYAAIWLTLKLASVTTVLLMLLCTPLAWWLAHTRSRWAGPIGAVVALPLVLPPTVIGFYLLVTMGPHGPIGQLTQSLGIGNLPFTFAGLVVGSLIYSMPFTVQPLQRAFEALGTRPMEAAASLGASPLDRFLTVALPLAKPGFITAAVLTFAHTVGEFGVVLMLGGNIPGVTRVVSVQIYDHVEAMEYGHAHLLAAGMVVFSFIVLLALNWLQPKK; encoded by the coding sequence ATGCAACTGACCGCCGAAGACTACGCCGCCATCTGGCTCACGCTCAAACTTGCCAGCGTCACCACCGTGCTGCTGATGCTGCTGTGCACGCCCTTGGCCTGGTGGCTGGCCCACACGCGCTCGCGCTGGGCCGGGCCGATTGGCGCCGTGGTCGCCCTGCCCCTGGTGCTGCCGCCCACGGTGATCGGCTTTTATCTGCTGGTCACCATGGGCCCTCACGGTCCGATTGGTCAACTCACCCAATCGCTGGGCATTGGCAATCTGCCCTTCACCTTTGCCGGGCTGGTAGTGGGCTCGCTGATCTATTCCATGCCGTTCACCGTCCAGCCGTTGCAGCGCGCCTTTGAAGCCCTGGGCACACGCCCCATGGAAGCGGCTGCCAGCCTGGGCGCCAGCCCGCTGGACCGATTTCTGACCGTGGCCCTGCCGCTGGCCAAGCCCGGTTTCATCACCGCCGCCGTGCTGACTTTTGCCCATACCGTGGGCGAATTTGGCGTGGTGCTGATGCTGGGCGGCAACATCCCCGGCGTAACGCGCGTGGTCTCGGTACAGATCTACGACCATGTGGAAGCCATGGAGTACGGCCATGCCCATCTGCTGGCGGCCGGCATGGTGGTGTTCTCCTTTATCGTGCTGCTGGCGCTGAACTGGCTGCAGCCAAAAAAATGA
- the ccsA gene encoding cytochrome c biogenesis protein CcsA, whose protein sequence is MLSLPYSAASTSLSAWALALAAALAYAIPALASQRIRETVAKLSLRVAWALHGLALAWGLLAQEPHFGFAPALSITAWLVLTVYVVEQQLYPQLRSRWPLSLLGSIAVMLTALFPGKPLHVDASPWLPLHLALGIASYGLFAAAVVHAALMNRAERNMRQGGDHDSGLPLLTLERLTFRFVSAGFAVLTATLAAGWLFGEQLYGKAWVWNHKSVFSLLSWITFAVLLFGRKRFGWRGQSAVRVLYAGALLLLLAYVGSRFVIEVLLGRGA, encoded by the coding sequence ATGCTCTCCTTGCCTTATTCTGCAGCCAGCACCAGTCTTTCCGCCTGGGCTCTGGCGCTCGCCGCAGCCCTTGCCTATGCGATTCCAGCGCTGGCCTCCCAACGGATTCGGGAAACAGTGGCCAAACTGAGCCTGCGCGTGGCCTGGGCTCTGCACGGTTTGGCTCTGGCCTGGGGTCTGCTGGCCCAGGAGCCGCATTTCGGCTTTGCCCCGGCGCTGTCCATCACCGCCTGGCTGGTGCTCACGGTCTATGTGGTGGAGCAGCAGCTGTACCCGCAGCTGCGCTCGCGCTGGCCGCTTTCCTTGCTGGGCAGCATCGCGGTGATGCTCACGGCTTTATTCCCCGGCAAGCCCTTGCATGTGGATGCATCGCCCTGGCTGCCCTTGCACCTGGCTTTGGGCATTGCGTCCTATGGCCTATTTGCCGCCGCCGTGGTGCATGCGGCCCTGATGAACCGGGCGGAGCGCAATATGCGCCAAGGTGGCGACCACGACAGCGGCCTGCCGTTGCTGACCCTGGAGCGCCTGACTTTCCGCTTCGTCAGCGCAGGCTTTGCGGTTCTCACGGCCACGCTGGCAGCAGGCTGGCTGTTTGGCGAACAGTTGTACGGCAAGGCCTGGGTGTGGAATCACAAATCCGTGTTTTCGCTGCTGTCCTGGATCACGTTTGCCGTGCTGCTGTTCGGGCGCAAGCGCTTTGGCTGGCGCGGCCAAAGCGCGGTGCGTGTGCTGTATGCCGGCGCGCTCTTGTTGCTGCTGGCCTATGTGGGCTCGCGCTTTGTGATTGAAGTACTGCTGGGGCGTGGCGCATGA
- the modC gene encoding molybdenum ABC transporter ATP-binding protein, with amino-acid sequence MSTSPFIAARLQLQRADFELNVDLELPGQGVTALFGPSGCGKTSCLRSLAGLERARGRVAVKEALWQDDASGHWLPTHQRALGYVFQEASLFAHLSVQKNIDYGMKRTPVERRQVSKERAVELLGISHLMDRMPATLSGGERQRVAIARALATSPQVLLMDEPLAALDAQRKAEVLPYLEQLQRHLQIPIVYVSHSMDEVARLAQHMVLLESGRVVAQGPLTALLSRLDLPLTQGDLASSVIHATVQTHDMVDYLSTLSFDGGQLQLVMARPRPIGSQVQLRVQARDVSLSLTRAEGSSILNILPCQVLDLREDGPGQVMVSLQKGSARLLARITRHSCKALQLQAGKQVFAQIKGMALLD; translated from the coding sequence ATGAGTACCTCCCCCTTCATCGCCGCCCGCCTGCAATTGCAGCGTGCAGACTTCGAGCTGAATGTCGATCTGGAGCTGCCGGGCCAGGGCGTGACCGCTTTGTTCGGGCCGTCCGGCTGCGGCAAGACCAGCTGCCTGCGCAGCCTGGCCGGGCTGGAGCGCGCCCGGGGCCGGGTTGCCGTCAAGGAGGCCCTGTGGCAAGACGACGCCAGCGGCCACTGGCTGCCCACGCACCAGCGGGCGCTGGGCTATGTGTTTCAAGAAGCCAGCCTGTTTGCGCATCTGTCGGTGCAGAAAAACATCGACTACGGGATGAAGCGTACGCCGGTAGAGCGCCGCCAGGTCTCCAAGGAACGGGCCGTGGAGCTGCTGGGCATCAGCCATCTGATGGATCGCATGCCGGCCACGTTGTCGGGCGGAGAGCGCCAGCGCGTGGCGATTGCCCGGGCGTTGGCCACCAGTCCCCAGGTGCTGCTGATGGACGAACCCCTGGCCGCACTCGACGCCCAGCGCAAGGCCGAGGTATTGCCTTATCTGGAGCAGTTGCAGCGCCATCTGCAGATTCCCATCGTCTATGTCAGCCACTCCATGGACGAGGTGGCGCGCCTGGCCCAACACATGGTGTTGCTCGAAAGCGGCCGGGTGGTGGCCCAAGGCCCGCTGACCGCTTTGCTCTCCCGCCTGGATCTGCCGCTGACACAAGGCGATCTGGCCTCCAGCGTGATCCATGCCACCGTGCAGACCCACGACATGGTCGACTACCTGAGCACGCTGAGCTTTGACGGCGGCCAGCTGCAATTGGTCATGGCACGCCCCAGGCCCATAGGCAGCCAGGTGCAGTTGCGCGTGCAGGCCCGCGATGTCAGCCTGAGCCTGACGCGCGCCGAAGGCAGCAGCATTCTCAACATCCTTCCTTGCCAGGTACTGGACCTGCGCGAGGACGGTCCGGGCCAGGTCATGGTGTCGCTGCAAAAAGGCTCGGCCCGGCTGCTGGCCCGGATCACCAGACACTCCTGCAAGGCACTGCAGCTGCAGGCAGGCAAGCAGGTCTTCGCCCAGATCAAGGGCATGGCCTTGCTGGACTGA
- the modA gene encoding molybdate ABC transporter substrate-binding protein — translation MTQTALPASRFSFQLARSAAVIATVTSSAVLGLWSVQAQAAEVTVAVAANFTAPMKKIATEFEKDTGHKAELSFGATGKFYAQINNGAPFGILLAADDTTPEKIAKEGKGLADSRFTYAIGTLVLWSPKAGYVDDKGAVLKTGDYKHIAIANPKLAPYGTAAMEVLNKLNLTSQVQPKVVMGENIAQTYQFAATGNAQLGFVALSQVMENGKIREGSAWQVPANMHEPIRQDAIVLNSAKDNEAASALMKYLRSPKAQEIIRSYGYSF, via the coding sequence ATGACCCAGACTGCTCTGCCTGCCTCGCGTTTTTCCTTTCAACTGGCACGCTCTGCGGCCGTGATCGCGACCGTGACCAGTTCGGCCGTGCTGGGCTTGTGGTCCGTGCAGGCGCAAGCGGCCGAGGTGACCGTAGCCGTGGCGGCCAACTTCACCGCCCCCATGAAGAAGATTGCCACCGAGTTTGAAAAGGATACCGGCCACAAGGCCGAGCTGTCTTTTGGCGCCACCGGCAAGTTCTACGCCCAGATCAACAATGGCGCGCCCTTCGGCATCCTGCTGGCCGCCGACGACACCACGCCCGAGAAGATTGCCAAGGAAGGCAAGGGTCTGGCCGATTCACGCTTTACCTATGCCATCGGCACCCTGGTGCTGTGGAGCCCCAAGGCCGGCTATGTGGATGACAAGGGCGCCGTCCTGAAAACCGGCGACTACAAGCACATCGCGATTGCCAACCCCAAGCTGGCGCCCTACGGCACAGCCGCCATGGAAGTCCTGAACAAGCTGAACCTGACCTCGCAAGTGCAGCCCAAGGTCGTCATGGGCGAGAACATTGCCCAGACCTACCAGTTCGCCGCCACGGGCAATGCGCAGCTGGGCTTTGTGGCTCTGTCGCAAGTCATGGAAAACGGCAAGATCCGCGAAGGCTCGGCCTGGCAAGTGCCGGCCAATATGCACGAGCCCATTCGCCAGGACGCGATTGTGCTCAACAGCGCCAAGGACAACGAAGCCGCCTCGGCACTCATGAAGTACCTGCGCAGCCCCAAGGCACAGGAAATCATCCGCTCCTACGGTTATAGCTTCTGA
- a CDS encoding DUF1266 domain-containing protein, which yields MSGWWIFLGLLLAWFFWMLRRGFSNLKEAQNRGDMISYQAGSAERNWALALAHPTAYHAMQGGFASQLQGADEALARQLRPMVLHHLGLRTDLGDEQIRLQLPDAMRQRWFMLDLQRLHRSDNPRAAMAFACARVTFFVRCAYLLEWVDEETHWDVLMLNAQRAQQCFDSWLSFGQAYAQGRIQWQAQGRSDVLGKAFTPEEVAQWVTEAKHPWHAMDWHLPLTAAPAPPAEHPAQLAA from the coding sequence ATGAGTGGCTGGTGGATTTTTCTGGGTCTGCTGCTGGCCTGGTTCTTCTGGATGCTGCGCAGAGGCTTTAGCAACCTGAAGGAAGCCCAAAACCGCGGCGACATGATCAGCTACCAGGCGGGCAGCGCCGAGCGCAACTGGGCGCTGGCGCTGGCCCATCCCACGGCCTATCACGCCATGCAAGGCGGCTTTGCCAGCCAACTCCAGGGTGCCGACGAAGCCCTGGCCAGGCAGCTGCGCCCCATGGTGCTGCACCATCTGGGCCTGCGCACCGATCTTGGCGACGAGCAGATACGCCTGCAATTGCCGGATGCCATGCGTCAGCGCTGGTTCATGCTGGATCTGCAACGCCTGCACCGCAGCGACAATCCCCGCGCGGCCATGGCATTTGCCTGCGCCCGGGTCACGTTTTTTGTGCGCTGCGCCTATTTGCTGGAATGGGTGGACGAAGAGACGCACTGGGACGTCCTGATGCTCAACGCCCAGCGCGCCCAGCAGTGCTTTGACAGCTGGCTGAGCTTCGGCCAGGCCTATGCCCAAGGCCGAATCCAGTGGCAGGCACAGGGCCGCTCCGATGTGCTGGGCAAGGCCTTCACCCCCGAGGAAGTGGCCCAGTGGGTCACCGAAGCCAAGCACCCCTGGCATGCCATGGACTGGCATCTGCCGCTGACCGCAGCGCCTGCGCCGCCGGCCGAGCACCCGGCCCAGCTTGCGGCTTGA
- a CDS encoding C40 family peptidase, whose protein sequence is MKAQAKMSMTDFSAGRRHCALVLAASLAGLLAACSSAPKSRPRPAAQGGGVGSAQALNLADDLREPLLARTMLVVNTPYTYGGNSPEGGFDCSGLIQWAVGGITASRLPRTTSQWAQVSSPVEVRSLMRGDFVFFNTLGKPHSHMGIFVGNGQFVHAPSSGGTVQRVRMDNVYFAKRFTEARSIFS, encoded by the coding sequence ATGAAAGCACAAGCCAAGATGTCCATGACTGACTTCAGCGCCGGGCGCAGACACTGCGCGCTGGTGCTGGCCGCCTCTCTTGCCGGCCTGCTCGCAGCTTGTTCGTCAGCTCCCAAGAGCCGACCTCGGCCTGCAGCTCAAGGCGGTGGTGTGGGTTCTGCGCAGGCGCTCAATCTGGCCGATGATCTGCGCGAACCCCTGCTGGCGCGCACCATGCTGGTGGTCAACACGCCTTATACCTATGGCGGCAACTCCCCCGAAGGCGGCTTTGACTGCAGCGGCCTGATCCAGTGGGCGGTGGGCGGGATCACCGCCAGTCGCCTGCCGCGTACCACATCGCAGTGGGCGCAGGTCAGCAGCCCCGTGGAGGTGCGCTCCCTGATGCGTGGCGACTTTGTGTTTTTCAACACCCTGGGCAAGCCTCACTCGCATATGGGCATTTTTGTGGGCAATGGCCAGTTTGTGCATGCGCCGTCTTCCGGCGGTACGGTGCAGCGGGTGCGCATGGACAATGTCTACTTTGCCAAGCGCTTTACCGAGGCACGCAGCATTTTTTCATGA
- a CDS encoding TOBE domain-containing protein: MSEKEFHEQEQRETFDAAGLSSNSLSQALGYDIADRRIAILRGIAHSGSISQAARDVGVSYKAAWQAIDTLTNLAGVPLVERSVGGAGGGGAQITAAGESLLATAETMERMRAEVLQRVQSGQSPGDAPAVVNLGLMTSMRNQWPCTVLKVESLGAQIRVWLRPAGETETQWSIAARITPESYELLGLAPGVSVLALCKATAVKVFKGQERPMAATQAINLWPAQVQRVTRGAASLADEPVACDEAVCRLTWGAQIVGFAPAQSGLDAQDSVWLEVPEAAVVVAVTA, encoded by the coding sequence ATGTCAGAAAAAGAATTTCACGAACAAGAGCAGCGCGAGACTTTTGACGCTGCCGGTCTGTCCAGCAATTCGCTGTCTCAGGCTTTGGGCTACGACATTGCCGACCGGCGCATCGCCATCCTGCGCGGAATAGCGCACAGCGGCTCCATCTCCCAGGCTGCACGCGATGTGGGCGTGAGCTACAAGGCCGCCTGGCAGGCCATTGATACCCTGACCAACTTGGCGGGCGTGCCCCTGGTGGAGCGCAGCGTGGGCGGCGCCGGCGGCGGCGGCGCACAGATCACGGCGGCCGGTGAATCCCTGCTGGCCACGGCCGAGACCATGGAGCGCATGCGCGCCGAAGTGCTGCAGCGCGTGCAAAGCGGGCAGAGCCCGGGCGACGCGCCTGCGGTGGTGAATCTGGGTCTGATGACCAGCATGCGCAATCAGTGGCCCTGCACCGTGCTCAAGGTCGAATCCCTGGGCGCCCAGATTCGCGTGTGGCTGCGCCCTGCGGGCGAGACCGAGACGCAGTGGAGCATTGCCGCCCGCATCACCCCCGAGAGCTATGAGCTGCTGGGCCTGGCGCCCGGCGTTTCGGTGCTGGCGCTGTGCAAGGCCACGGCCGTCAAGGTTTTCAAAGGGCAGGAGCGCCCCATGGCCGCCACACAGGCCATCAATCTCTGGCCCGCACAGGTGCAGCGCGTGACGCGCGGCGCGGCATCGCTGGCCGATGAACCCGTGGCCTGTGACGAAGCCGTGTGCCGCCTGACCTGGGGCGCGCAGATTGTGGGCTTTGCCCCGGCCCAGAGCGGGCTGGATGCGCAAGACAGCGTCTGGCTGGAAGTTCCGGAAGCTGCCGTGGTGGTGGCGGTGACGGCATAA
- the ffh gene encoding signal recognition particle protein — translation MASALTDKLSRLVKEMRGQARITESNVQDMLREVRMALLEADVALPVVRDFIARVKEKALGQEVISSLQPGQVLVSIVNKELSATMGEGVADINLNAQPPAVILMAGLQGAGKTTTTAKLAKHLIEKRKKKVLTVSGDVYRPAAIEQLKTVTAQAGAEWFPSTPDQKPRDIAVAALDYAKRHFFDVLLVDTAGRLAIDELLMAEIKDLHATLKPVETLFVVDAMQGQDAINTARAFKEALPLTGIVLTKLDGDSRGGAALSVRQITGAPIKFAGVSEKLDGLEVFDADRHAQRVLGMGDIVALVEQVTKGVDMEAAQKMAEKLKSGDGFDLNDFLAQLQQMKSMGGLSTLMDKLPAELAGKAGAVDMDKAEREIKRKEGIICSMTLKERKHPALIKATRKKRIADGAGVQVQEVNRLLKEFEQMQTMMKKFKGGGLMKMMKKMGGMKGMKGMMGGGMPKLPF, via the coding sequence ATGGCCTCCGCACTGACCGACAAACTCTCGCGACTCGTCAAGGAGATGCGTGGCCAGGCCCGCATCACCGAATCCAATGTGCAAGACATGCTGCGCGAAGTGCGCATGGCCTTGCTGGAAGCCGACGTGGCCCTGCCCGTGGTGCGCGACTTCATTGCCCGCGTCAAGGAAAAAGCCCTGGGCCAGGAAGTCATCAGCTCGCTGCAGCCCGGCCAGGTGCTGGTGTCCATCGTCAACAAGGAACTCTCGGCCACCATGGGCGAGGGCGTGGCCGACATCAACCTCAACGCCCAGCCGCCAGCCGTCATCCTGATGGCCGGCCTGCAGGGTGCCGGTAAAACGACGACTACGGCCAAGCTGGCCAAGCATCTGATCGAAAAGCGCAAGAAAAAAGTGCTGACGGTCTCGGGCGACGTGTATCGCCCTGCGGCCATCGAGCAGCTCAAGACCGTGACGGCCCAGGCCGGAGCCGAGTGGTTCCCGTCCACGCCCGATCAAAAGCCGCGCGACATCGCCGTGGCCGCCCTCGATTACGCCAAGCGCCATTTCTTTGACGTGCTGCTGGTGGATACGGCCGGCCGTCTGGCCATCGACGAATTGCTGATGGCCGAAATCAAGGACTTGCACGCCACCTTGAAGCCCGTCGAAACCCTGTTTGTGGTCGATGCCATGCAGGGCCAGGATGCGATCAACACCGCCCGTGCCTTCAAGGAAGCGCTGCCGCTGACCGGTATCGTGCTGACCAAGCTCGACGGTGACTCGCGCGGTGGTGCGGCCCTGTCGGTGCGCCAGATCACGGGTGCGCCCATCAAGTTTGCCGGTGTCTCCGAAAAGCTCGACGGCCTGGAAGTCTTCGATGCCGACCGCCACGCGCAGCGCGTGCTGGGCATGGGCGACATCGTGGCCCTGGTCGAGCAGGTCACCAAGGGCGTGGACATGGAAGCCGCGCAGAAGATGGCCGAGAAGCTCAAGAGCGGCGACGGCTTCGACCTCAACGACTTTCTGGCCCAGTTGCAGCAGATGAAGTCCATGGGCGGCCTGTCCACCCTGATGGACAAGCTGCCGGCTGAGCTGGCGGGCAAGGCCGGTGCCGTGGACATGGACAAGGCCGAGCGCGAGATCAAGCGCAAGGAAGGCATCATCTGCTCCATGACGCTCAAGGAGCGCAAGCACCCGGCCCTCATCAAGGCCACGCGCAAGAAGCGCATTGCCGACGGTGCCGGCGTGCAGGTGCAGGAAGTCAACCGCCTGCTCAAGGAATTCGAGCAAATGCAGACCATGATGAAGAAGTTCAAGGGCGGCGGTCTGATGAAGATGATGAAGAAGATGGGCGGAATGAAGGGCATGAAAGGCATGATGGGCGGCGGTATGCCCAAGCTGCCGTTCTGA